Proteins encoded within one genomic window of Thermomicrobiales bacterium:
- the fgd gene encoding glucose-6-phosphate dehydrogenase (coenzyme-F420), with translation MLKIGWKASAEQFSPRELLDFAVIAEEVGFDSVIVSDHFQPWRHTNGHSPFSFAWLAAVAERTSTVQLGTSVVTPTFRYHPSIVAQAMGTLGCLAPGRVFLGVGTGESLNEIPATGTDWPEFKERYARLREAVSLMKQLWTEDRVTFEGEYYQTEKATIYDKPEQQIPLYIAAGGPLVARYAGRVGDGFICTSGKGEELYRDKLVPAVKEGEEKAGKAPGSVDMMIEMKVSYDHDLDRAREDTHFWGALALSSDEKTGVEDPIEMERLADALPIERTVSRWIVSDNPEDQIKHIKPYLDLGFTHLVFHAPGADQERFLRQYAEDVIPRLREMAG, from the coding sequence ATGCTGAAGATCGGATGGAAGGCCTCGGCGGAGCAATTCAGCCCGCGCGAGCTGCTGGACTTTGCCGTCATCGCTGAAGAGGTCGGGTTCGACTCGGTGATCGTCAGTGATCACTTCCAGCCCTGGCGACACACGAACGGGCACTCGCCATTCTCGTTCGCCTGGTTGGCGGCCGTCGCCGAGCGCACCAGCACCGTGCAGCTTGGCACGAGCGTTGTGACACCGACCTTCCGCTACCACCCGTCGATCGTGGCTCAGGCGATGGGGACGCTCGGCTGCCTCGCGCCCGGCCGCGTCTTCCTCGGCGTCGGCACCGGCGAATCGCTGAATGAGATCCCGGCGACCGGCACTGACTGGCCGGAGTTCAAGGAGCGCTACGCGCGGCTGCGTGAGGCCGTCTCGTTGATGAAGCAGCTCTGGACCGAAGATCGCGTCACATTCGAGGGCGAGTACTATCAGACCGAGAAGGCGACGATCTACGACAAGCCGGAGCAGCAGATCCCGCTCTACATCGCCGCCGGTGGCCCACTCGTGGCCCGTTATGCCGGGCGTGTCGGCGACGGCTTCATCTGCACCAGCGGCAAGGGCGAGGAGCTCTACCGCGACAAGCTCGTCCCAGCCGTCAAGGAGGGCGAGGAGAAGGCCGGCAAGGCACCGGGCAGCGTTGACATGATGATCGAGATGAAGGTCTCCTACGACCACGACCTCGATCGCGCCCGCGAAGACACCCACTTCTGGGGTGCGCTGGCGCTTTCGTCAGACGAAAAGACCGGCGTCGAGGACCCGATCGAGATGGAGCGCCTCGCCGACGCTCTGCCGATCGAGCGCACCGTCAGCCGCTGGATCGTCTCCGACAACCCCGAAGACCAGATCAAGCACATCAAGCCGTACCTCGACCTCGGTTTCACCCACCTCGTCTTCCACGCCCCCGGCGCAGACCAGGAACGCTTCCTCCGCCAGTACGCCGAGGATGTCATCCCGCGGCTGCGGGAGATGGCGGGGTAG